In a genomic window of Anaerotignum faecicola:
- a CDS encoding MurR/RpiR family transcriptional regulator produces MAAKGLLLRLKDYQVKASAAEKNAVTIILNHPDLVIGKSIHEFADLAYASPATIIRLCRKLGCAGYRDFQHALVYENALFKDSREISVQEIIPTPS; encoded by the coding sequence TGCTGCGCCTGAAAGACTACCAGGTCAAGGCAAGCGCAGCGGAAAAGAATGCGGTAACAATCATCCTGAACCATCCGGATCTGGTGATTGGAAAGAGTATACACGAGTTTGCAGATTTGGCCTATGCGTCGCCGGCGACCATTATCAGACTCTGCAGAAAACTGGGCTGTGCGGGATACCGCGATTTTCAGCACGCGCTCGTATACGAAAACGCTCTGTTCAAGGACAGCAGGGAGATATCCGTTCAGGAGATCATTCCCACGCCGTCG